From Sphingorhabdus sp. SMR4y:
CTTGCCGAAAGGCTGAAGGAGCTGGAAGCGGAAGGCAAGCTGATCGAGCATCAGCGGCTGGAGCAGAGGACCAATTTTGATCTCGAGATGATCGCCGCCACTGGCAGTTGCGCGGGCATTGAAAATTACTCGCGCTTTCTGACCGGACGCCTGCCGGGCGAACCGCCGCCGACATTGTTCGAATATCTGCCGGACAATGCGCTGCTGTTTGTCGATGAAAGCCACCAGACGGTGCCGCAAATCGGTGCCATGTCGAAGGGCGATCACCGCCGCAAGATCAATCTGGCGGAATATGGCTTCCGCTTGCCCAGTTGTATCGACAACCGCCCGCTGCGTTTCAACGAATGGGACGCGATGCGGCCGCAGACGGTCAGCGTCTCGGCGACACCCGGTCCCTGGGAAATGGAGCAGAGCGGCGGCGTGTTCAGCGAACAGGTCATCCGTCCCACCGGGCTGATCGATCCGCCGGTCGAGATCCGGCCGGTCGAGGATCAGGTCGACGATGTGATCAACGAATGCCGCAAGGTGGCGGAGCAGGGCTATCGCACTTTGATCACCACGTTGACCAAGCGGATGGCGGAAGATCTGACCGAATTCATGCACGAAGCCGGAATCAAGGTCCGCTACATGCACAGCGATGTCGAGACCCTGGAACGGATCGAACTAATCCGGGATCTCAGGCTGGGTGTCTATGACGTGTTGATCGGCATCAACCTGCTGCGCGAAGGACTGGATATTCCCGAATGCGGGCTGGTGGCGATACTCGACGCCGACAAGGAAGGCTTCCTGCGCAGCGAAACGTCGCTGATCCAGACCATTGGCCGCGCCGCGCGCAATGTCGATGGCCGGGTCATTCTCTATGCCGACCGGATGACCGGATCGATGGAGCGCGCGATCAGCGAGACCGACCGGCGCCGCGAAAAGCAGGTTGCCTATAATCTCGAACACGGCATCACCCCGGCATCGATCAAGAAGAATATCGGCGATATCGTCGCCCATGCCACGGCCAAGGATATGGTGACCGGCGCGGCCGACGAGGAGAGCAAGCCGCTGGTCGGTCACAATCTGCGGACCCATATCGAAAGCCTCGAGAAACAGATGCGCGACGCGGCGGCCGATCTGGAATTCGAGGAAGCCGGCCGCCTGCGCGACGAAATCCGCAAGCTGGAAGCGGAAGAGCTGGGACTGCCCGCGGACCTGCAAGTCGCGCAACCCAAGGGCCGCTCCACCGAAGGTCGCCCGGGCACGCGCAAGATGGGCTATGGCAAGGTGCAGCGGAAGATTTAAGCCAGGGCCTGTTTCGATCAAATGCGGTCGCAGATAGACAAAACACATTCCCGTCGCTTGTGTGAAAATCAGGATGGGTGCATGCTATCGCCAATATTGGGGGAGAGATATCATGCGAGCTTCGTTATTCCTGACATTGGCGACCTCGGCACTGGTCATTGCGGCA
This genomic window contains:
- the uvrB gene encoding excinuclease ABC subunit UvrB, coding for MTELVIRRGLAEPETGDDFVPHKPSRPAKSEGGKRFKLVSDFEPAGDQPEAIRELVEGMRAEERDQVLLGVTGSGKTFTMAKVIEELQRPALILAPNKILAAQLYGEFKNFFPDNAVEYFVSYYDYYQPEAYVARSDTYIEKESSVNEAIDRMRHSATRSLLERDDVIIVASVSCLYGIGSVETYSAMIFDLHKEQSVDQRDIIRKLVALQYKRNDMAFARGSFRVRGDNLEIFPSHYEDMAWRISFFGDEIEEIVEFDPLTGKKGASLNKVRVYANSHHVTPGPTMKQAMEAIKFELAERLKELEAEGKLIEHQRLEQRTNFDLEMIAATGSCAGIENYSRFLTGRLPGEPPPTLFEYLPDNALLFVDESHQTVPQIGAMSKGDHRRKINLAEYGFRLPSCIDNRPLRFNEWDAMRPQTVSVSATPGPWEMEQSGGVFSEQVIRPTGLIDPPVEIRPVEDQVDDVINECRKVAEQGYRTLITTLTKRMAEDLTEFMHEAGIKVRYMHSDVETLERIELIRDLRLGVYDVLIGINLLREGLDIPECGLVAILDADKEGFLRSETSLIQTIGRAARNVDGRVILYADRMTGSMERAISETDRRREKQVAYNLEHGITPASIKKNIGDIVAHATAKDMVTGAADEESKPLVGHNLRTHIESLEKQMRDAAADLEFEEAGRLRDEIRKLEAEELGLPADLQVAQPKGRSTEGRPGTRKMGYGKVQRKI